The Paenibacillus beijingensis nucleotide sequence TAGGCACATCGTTGATGATGTCGGAACCGAAATAAAGATTGCCTTCCTCCTGGCGGTAAAACCCGGCAATGGTGCGCAGCAGCGTCGTTTTTCCGCAGCCGCTCGGCCCGAGCAGCGTAAAAAATTCCCCTTCTTCGATCTTGAAATGCGCATCGTCTACCGCTCTGGCATTTCCGAAATATTTGTTCACATGATCAAAAACGATTGCAGACATGAACCATCCCTCCGGTCGAAATCCATAAATGACGCTGCCCTGCTCAGGTGAAGAACAGGGCAAGTCTTCGTTCGTTTGTCCTCTCTTACTCGACTCCCGTCACAATGTTCTGGAAGCGGCCAATAATATCGGTTTTGTTGGATGCGGCCCAGGCGAAATCGTAATCGAGCAGCTTTATTTCATCCGATTGCGGCAAGCCCTGCAGCGGGGTCGCGTCCTTACGCACCGAACGGCGGTTGAACTCTTTGCCGATCAGCTCCTGCACGTCTTTGCCGACCAGAAAATCAATGAACTTCTTGGCCGCATCCGGGTGTTTCGCTCCCTTGATCAACGCGGCCGCATCCGGAACGGAAGACGTTCCTTCGGAAGGATAGATGATGCCGACGTTGGCGCCGCCCATAATATATCGTTCCGCCGCTTCTTCCATCGTCACGCCGAGCGCGAATTCCTTGTCGGCAACCGATTTATAGACGAGACCGGAGCCGGACAATATTTTGCCGTCGAGATTTTGATAGAACTTCTTGACGAATTCCCATCCTTTGCCGTCTTCTTTGCCAAACGCCGTAAGAAACGTCGCCAGCTGCGTAAAGGAGGAACCCGATTTGGAAGGATCCGCGTACGCGATCTTGCCCTTCCATTTCGGATCGGTCAAATCGGCCCAGCCTTTCGGCTCTTCGCCCGCTTTTACCAGATCCTTGTTATACATGATGATCATCGGCAGCGCCGCAAACGGTGTATAGATATCGTTCTTATCCGTATATTGAGGAAGCAAGCTGTCGTATTCGGCCGTGCGGTACGGCTCGAAATATTTGCTGTAGGCTTCCAGCGAATCCGCTCCGCCGGCCCAGAATACGTCGCCCTGAGGCGAGGAAGCTTCCGCCTGTACCCGCTTGAGCAGGTCGCCGGTGCCGCCTGAGATCATTTCCACCTCAATGCCTGTCCGGTCCTGAAACTCCTTGATGATCGGGTTGTTGATTTCAGCGCCGTTTGGCGTGTAGAGCGTCAGTTTCTCTTTTTTGCCGCCCTGTGCGGAATCGCCGCTTCCCGAATCGCTTGCTCCGCAGCCCGCAAGCGCAGTCGTCAATGCAAGCAAACTTGCCATCCCAGCCAACTTCAGTCTCATCACTCGTCCCTCTCCCTTATATACACGTCATTTT carries:
- a CDS encoding ABC transporter substrate-binding protein, which produces MRLKLAGMASLLALTTALAGCGASDSGSGDSAQGGKKEKLTLYTPNGAEINNPIIKEFQDRTGIEVEMISGGTGDLLKRVQAEASSPQGDVFWAGGADSLEAYSKYFEPYRTAEYDSLLPQYTDKNDIYTPFAALPMIIMYNKDLVKAGEEPKGWADLTDPKWKGKIAYADPSKSGSSFTQLATFLTAFGKEDGKGWEFVKKFYQNLDGKILSGSGLVYKSVADKEFALGVTMEEAAERYIMGGANVGIIYPSEGTSSVPDAAALIKGAKHPDAAKKFIDFLVGKDVQELIGKEFNRRSVRKDATPLQGLPQSDEIKLLDYDFAWAASNKTDIIGRFQNIVTGVE